In Vitis riparia cultivar Riparia Gloire de Montpellier isolate 1030 chromosome 19, EGFV_Vit.rip_1.0, whole genome shotgun sequence, the following proteins share a genomic window:
- the LOC117909463 gene encoding (-)-germacrene D synthase-like encodes MSVSLPVTPIPTTQGVDHQGVARSTANFPPNIWGDRFLIYTPDDVVTHECKEQQIEDLKEEVRNELKASASKSPELLKLIDSIQLLGLAHHFEREIEEALKDMYGTYSLVDDNDDFTNASLRFRLLRQEGHPIPSDVFNKFKDKEGNFKEYLIGDSLGMLALYEATHLMVHGEDILEEALAFTTTHLQSMATDPNNPLAKQVIRALKRPIRKGLTRVEARHYISIYQQDGSHNKSLLKLAKLDFNLLQSLHRKELSEISRWWKGLDVATKLPFARDRLVESYFWTLGVYFEPQYFPARRFLTKVTAMLTIMDDIYDAYGTIEELELLTEAVARWDASCIDQLPADYMKWFYRALLDVYEEMEEEMAKEGKLYGVHYAKEVMKRQIQAYFIEAKWLNQRYVPTFDEYISNALLSSGYTLLIATSFVGMGDVVTEEAFQWVLSPAKMIRASETIARLMDDLVSHEFEQTRMHAPSSIECYMKQYEVTKQEACDELNKQVVRAWKDINQECLRPTQVPMPLVTRVLNFSRVIDILYKDEDEYTHNGKLIKDLITWMLIDPVPM; translated from the exons ATGTCTGTCTCACTTCCCGTCACTCCTATTCCAACCACGCAAGGGGTAGATCATCAGGGGGTGGCTCGCTCCACAGCGAATTTTCCTCCTAACATTTGGGGTGATCGTTTCCTCATCTACACTCCTGATGATGTT GTAACCCATGAATGTAAAGAACAGCAAATTGAAGATCTGAAAGAAGAAGTGAGAAATGAGCTAAAAGCCAGTGCCAGTAAGTCTCCGGAACTGCTGAAGTTGATAGATTCCATCCAACTCTTGGGATTGGCACACCACTTTGAAAGGGAGATCGAAGAAGCATTAAAAGACATGTATGGAACATACAGTCTGGTTGATGATAACGACGACTTCACAAATGCTTCGCTTCGGTTCCGACTACTAAGACAAGAAGGTCACCCCATTCCATCTG ATGTATTTAATAAGTTCAAAGACAAGGAAGGCAACTTCAAGGAATATTTGATTGGTGACTCACTTGGCATGCTAGCTTTATATGAAGCTACACATTTGATGGTGCATGGAGAAGACATACTAGAGGAAGCCCTGGCTTTCACCACTACTCATCTTCAGTCCATGGCAACTGATCCAAATAATCCTCTTGCAAAACAAGTGATTCGTGCACTAAAGCGGCCCATTCGCAAGGGCTTGACAAGAGTGGAGGCAAGGCATTACATTTCCATCTACCAACAAGATGGTTCACATAATAAATCTTTACTCAAGCTTGCAAAGTTGGACTTCAACCTGTTGCAGTCACTCCATAGGAAAGAGCTAAGTGAGATCAGTAG GTGGTGGAAAGGTTTAGACGTTGCGACAAAGCTACCTTTTGCACGGGATAGACTAGTGGAGAGCTACTTTTGGACATTGGGAGTGTACTTTGAGCCCCAGTACTTCCCTGCTCGAAGGTTCTTAACGAAAGTGACCGCTATGTTAACCATTATGGATGatatatatgatgcatatggTACAATCGAAGAACTTGAACTCCTTACAGAAGCAGTCGCAAG ATGGGATGCCAGCTGCATAGATCAACTGCCTGCAGATTATATGAAGTGGTTTTATCGGGCACTCTTGGATGTTTatgaagaaatggaagaagagATGGCCAAGGAAGGGAAATTGTACGGTGTCCACTATGCAAAAGAAGTG ATGAAAAGGCAAATCCAAGCCTACTTTATTGAAGCCAAATGGTTGAACCAACGATATGTACCAACATTCGATGAGTACATAAGTAATGCACTACTAAGTTCTGGTTACACTTTGCTCATTGCCACATCTTTCGTTGGCATGGGAGATGTAGTGACAGAGGAGGCCTTCCAATGGGTGCTCAGCCCCGCCAAGATGATTAGAGCTTCAGAAACCATCGCTAGGCTCATGGATGACTTAGTTTCCCACGAG TTCGAACAAACAAGAATGCATGCCCCCTCAAGCATCGAGTGTTACATGAAGCAATATGAGGTTACAAAGCAGGAGGCTTGTGATGAGTTGAATAAGCAAGTAGTCAGGGCATGGAAGGATATCAACCAGGAGTGCCTCAGACCTACACAAGTGCCAATGCCACTCGTCACACGTGTTCTAAATTTTAGCCGTGTGATAGATATCTTGTACAAGGATGAAGATGAGTACACCCACAATGgaaaattgataaaagatcTCATTACATGGATGCTCATAGACCCTGTGCCAATGTAA
- the LOC117909420 gene encoding (-)-germacrene D synthase-like has product MSVLLPVTPIPTIQGVDHQEVTRSTANYPPNIWGDRFLTYTPDDTVTQECKEQKIEELKEEVRKELKASAHKSPELLKLIDSIQLLGLSYHFEREIEEALKDMYGTYSLVDDNEDLTNASLLFRLLRQEGYPVPSDVFSKFKDKEGNFKESLIGDLPGMLALYEATHLMMHGEDILEEALAFTTAHLQSLATDTNNPISKQVIRALKLPIHMGVTRVGARRYISIYQQDGSHNESLLKLAKLDFNLLQSLHRKELSEITRWWKSLEFGTKLPFARDRLVENYFWALGVYFEPRYFFALRFLTKVAIMLTTVDDIYDAYGTIEELTLLTEAIERWDASSIDQLPDYMKCFYRALLDLYEEMEQEMAKEGKLYRVHYAKELMKRQIQSYFVEAKWLNQGYIPTFDEYMSNGVVSGCCSLLSATSFVGMGDIVTKESFQWVLSRPKMIGASQIICRLMDDMASHEFEQKRVHVASSVECYMKQYGVSKQEAYDELNKQVVKAWKDINQECLKPTPVLMPIITRVLNIARMMNILYKDEDEVTHVGKQMKDLIASILIDPVPM; this is encoded by the exons ATGTCTGTCTTACTTCCCGTCACTCCTATTCCAACCATCCAAGGGGTTGATCACCAGGAGGTGACTCGCTCCACTGCAAACTATCCTCCTAACATTTGGGGTGATCGTTTCCTCACCTACACTCCTGATGATACG GTAACCCAGGAATGTAAGGAACAGAAAATAGAAGAACTGAAAGAAGAAGTGAGAAAGGAGCTAAAAGCCAGTGCCCATAAGTCTCCAGAACTGCTGAAGTTGATAGATTCCATCCAACTCTTGGGATTGTCATACCACTTCGAAAGGGAGATTGAAGAAGCATTAAAAGACATGTATGGAACATATAGTCTGGTTGATGACAATGAGGACCTCACAAATGCTTCTCTCCTGTTCCGACTACTAAGACAAGAAGGTTACCCCGTTCCATCTG ATGTATTTAGTAAGTTCAAAGACAAGGAAGGCAACTTCAAGGAATCATTGATTGGTGACTTACCTGGGATGCTAGCTTTATATGAAGCTACACATTTGATGATGCATGGAGAAGACATACTAGAGGAAGCCCTGGCTTTCACCACTGCTCATCTTCAGTCCCTGGCAACTGATACAAATAATCCTATCTCAAAACAAGTGATTCGTGCACTAAAGCTGCCCATTCACATGGGCGTGACAAGAGTGGGGGCAAGGCGCTACATTTCCATCTACCAACAAGATGGTTCCCATAATGAATCTTTACTGAAGCTTGCAAAGTTGGATTTCAACCTGTTGCAGTCACTCCATAGGAAAGAGCTCAGTGAGATCACTAG GTGGTGGAAGAGTTTAGAGTTTGGGACAAAGCTACCTTTTGCGCGGGATAGACTAGTGGAGAACTACTTTTGGGCATTGGGAGTGTACTTTGAGCCTCGGTACTTCTTTGCTCTAAGGTTCTTAACGAAAGTGGCCATCATGTTAACCACTGTGGATGATATATATGATGCATACGGTACAATCGAAGAGCTCACACTCCTTACAGAAGCAATTGAAAG ATGGGATGCCAGCAGCATAGATCAACTTCCAGATTACATGAAATGCTTTTATCGGGCATTACTGGATCTTTATGAAGAAATGGAGCAAGAGATGGCCAAGGAAGGAAAATTATACCGTGTTCACTACGCAAAAGAACTG ATGAAAAGGCAAATCCAATCCTACTTTGTTGAAGCCAAATGGTTGAATCAAGGATATATACCAACATTCGATGAGTATATGAGTAATGGAGTAGTAAGTGGTTGTTGCTCTTTGCTCAGTGCCACATCTTTCGTTGGCATGGGAGATATAGTAACCAAGGAGTCCTTCCAGTGGGTGCTCAGCCGCCCCAAGATGATTGGAGCTTCACAGATCATTTGCAGGCTCATGGATGACATGGCTTCCCACGAG tTTGAGCAAAAAAGGGTGCACGTTGCTTCTAGTGTTGAATGCTATATGAAGCAATATGGTGTTTCAAAGCAGGAGGCGTATGATGAGTTGAATAAGCAAGTAGTCAAGGCATGGAAGGATATTAACCAGGAGTGCCTCAAACCTACACCAGTGCTGATGCCAATCATCACACGTGTTCTAAATATTGCCCGTATGATGAATATCTTGTACAAGGATGAAGATGAGGTCACCCATGTTGGAAAGCAGATGAAAGATCTCATTGCATCGATCCTCATAGACCCTGTGCCAATGTAA